The genomic interval CTGAGCAGTTTTCCCCCGCAATAACATTCATCAACCGATTCATCATTGAGAGGGGGTCGTTTCATGAGCAACAACACCTTCCCGGATGATGTCAGCGGCATCGTACTGCGCCGCATGAAGGAGGGCGGGTTCGACTTTACCCGTATTCACCCCATCGATTTCTACGCCATCTTTCCCGACGAGGAGCGGGCCCGCATGGCGGCCAGAAATTTTCGTGGCGAGTCCCTGAGGACGGAGGTATCCGCCCGCGACGATGGTGCCTGGCACCTGCAGGTGAGCAAGGTGATGTACGCCACCTATGCCGGCATCGACACCTTCGAGCATGACCTCGAGTCCGTAGTGCTGCCGTTGGGCGGCGTGCTTGATGGCTGGGGGGTTACCCAGGAGGCCGCCCATCTGGGCCTTTAGGTCCTTCGCTCCGGCCGGTTTCCGGCCGGCGCTTCAGTTTCGCTCGATGCTTCCCGGTACCAGTCCATCCACTCAAGGGAGCACGGCCTTGCGCCCGGCCATGTGGCGCAGATAGGCGAGCAAGTGATCCAGCTCCTGTTCGGCGAGAGCCTCCGCGGAAAAGCCCGGCATCCGTCCCTGCGGCCAATGGCGCAAAGCCTGCGGATCGCGAATGTAACGACGCAGGAATGCCTCGTGGAAATACTCGGTGGGGTTGTACGGCAGGTTCAGATCCGGCCCGAACCGGGCGTCGCCCTGGCCATTCAGGCGGTGGCAGGCCAGGCAGTGTTTCTGGAACAGCGCGAAGCCGGCCTGGATGGCGGCCTTGGCGTCGGCGGCCGGCAGCAGTGCAGGGAAGCGCTCGGCGACTGAGGCGAGCAGGCGAATCCGGGCGATCTGGAAAGGCCACTGCTCGGGGCCTATGTCGCCCGCCTGGGGATTGCTCCAGACCAGATAGAAGGGGCCGGCGCTGGCCTTGTGTCCAGCCAGCGCCGGCCAGGGAGCGGCAGGGTCCTCGATGGCCAGCCAGGCGCGTGCGCCGTCCTCGCGCAACAGGGGAGCTGCGGGCAGTTCGGCGGCAAAGCCATCCAGCGCCAGGGCCTGCAAGTGATCGCCGGGAAGCACGCCCTCGAGCAGCACGGCCAAGGGCAGTGCGCGATAATGCATCTCCCGCCGGTAGGCCGGATCGCCGGGAATCGGCAGGCTGCGTGTCTGCGGATGGGCGAGCAGCTCGGCGCTGGACCAGCGGCGCGAGCCTGCGGGCAGTTCGAGGGTCAGTTCGGCGGCGGCAAGCGGCAGGCTGGCGAGCAGCAGGAAGGCAAGGGTGGTTGAGCGGCGCATGGGAGCATCCTTGAAGTGGTGGCCGGTCCAGGGGAGGCGCATTCTTCTCATCATCGGCAAGCAGGACGCGGAAGCCGGAGTGATACCGGCCTCTTGCCAGCGAGCCTGGTGGCTGGATAGATACAGGAATCCCGGAGTCATTCAAAGCGCATGGCTGACGCCCGTCTCACCTTGCCCCGGTCTCTCGTCGACCCTTTCTATTATCTGGCGAACTTCCAGCAGGTCCTCGATTGGGTCGGCGCCTGTCACGGCGATCTGCTCGATGCGACCGAAAAGGCCTTCCTCGAACGCTTTCCGCTGCTGCCCAGAGCTTCGCGTGCCCTGCTGGTGCGCATGGCGATGCGCAAGGGCTCGCTGTTTCGCACGGGCAAGCTGCGTTATGGGGAAATCGGCTGTCCTCTGCAGGCGGCCGCACCGCTGATCGAACTGGGCTGGGTCGACCATGCTCCCCGGCTTGCGCTCGAGGAGCTGTTCGATCTTTTGACCAAGCAAGAGATCGCTCAGGCCTTCGGACTTCCGGCCGGCCTGACCAAGACAGCATTGCTGGCGCGGCTGCACCCGGCTCATGAAGAGGCACGCTGTCTGGCCGACTGGTGCCCGCAACTGGACGAGCGGGTATTGCAGCTGCGTGTCGATGGGGTGTGCGAGCGGCTGCGCCTGATGTTCTTCGG from Azotobacter salinestris carries:
- a CDS encoding ribonuclease E inhibitor RraB — protein: MSNNTFPDDVSGIVLRRMKEGGFDFTRIHPIDFYAIFPDEERARMAARNFRGESLRTEVSARDDGAWHLQVSKVMYATYAGIDTFEHDLESVVLPLGGVLDGWGVTQEAAHLGL
- a CDS encoding cytochrome c, encoding MRRSTTLAFLLLASLPLAAAELTLELPAGSRRWSSAELLAHPQTRSLPIPGDPAYRREMHYRALPLAVLLEGVLPGDHLQALALDGFAAELPAAPLLREDGARAWLAIEDPAAPWPALAGHKASAGPFYLVWSNPQAGDIGPEQWPFQIARIRLLASVAERFPALLPAADAKAAIQAGFALFQKHCLACHRLNGQGDARFGPDLNLPYNPTEYFHEAFLRRYIRDPQALRHWPQGRMPGFSAEALAEQELDHLLAYLRHMAGRKAVLP